In Candidatus Nitrosarchaeum limnium SFB1, the following proteins share a genomic window:
- a CDS encoding 3'-Phosphoadenosine 5'-phosphosulfate (PAPS) 3'-phosphatase, with amino-acid sequence MPELDLAIEAAYEAGKLILEIYESKYETFTKSDDSPITEADLKSNEIIKTILSKANHKILSEEDKDDLKRLTEETIWIVDPLDGTSDFIDKTGEFTVMIALVKNKNQ; translated from the coding sequence ATGCCAGAATTAGATTTGGCTATTGAAGCAGCATATGAAGCAGGAAAATTAATTTTAGAGATATATGAAAGTAAATATGAAACGTTCACAAAAAGTGATGATTCACCAATTACTGAAGCAGATTTAAAAAGTAATGAAATTATAAAGACAATTTTATCAAAAGCTAATCATAAAATTTTATCTGAGGAAGATAAAGATGATCTTAAGAGACTTACAGAGGAGACCATTTGGATAGTTGATCCTCTTGATGGTACTTCTGATTTTATTGACAAAACAGGAGAATTTACTGTGATGATTGCACTTGTTAAAAATAAAAACCAATAA
- a CDS encoding hypothetical protein (hypothetical protein Nmar_0025), producing MMMTDRKKKAKLIILLGVIWVVITLPLPWVVNNPQVSATQFNIILAIIGIMSIPFIVLGVVWTLKPELTT from the coding sequence ATGATGATGACGGATAGGAAGAAAAAGGCCAAGTTAATTATCCTATTAGGAGTAATTTGGGTAGTTATCACATTACCACTTCCATGGGTAGTAAATAATCCTCAAGTCTCAGCAACTCAATTCAACATCATACTTGCAATTATTGGAATAATGTCAATACCATTTATTGTTCTAGGAGTTGTCTGGACATTAAAACCAGAATTAACAACTTAG
- a CDS encoding short-chain dehydrogenase/reductase SDR has translation MEIYSEKSQKLKTIINCLKSYKLRNLSKKILKLSGKVAIVTGGSRGIGFATAKIFAENGANVVITAKDSKRLENAVNEIPNSVGITADIRNENDVKKVVEQTVKKFGKLDILINNAGIFPKIKQLHEIEEFEWNEVLDVNLTGQYRFTKVAIPYLKKTSGSIINISSDAGLKAYQGFNADAYSASKAGMIILTKCWALEYAKEKIRVNCICPGVVDTDMTKPFLKTEKDRDFMNNEHPLGRIGQPDEVAKAILYFVSDDAAWTTGAILTVDGGESIK, from the coding sequence TTGGAAATCTACTCTGAAAAGTCACAAAAATTGAAAACAATAATCAATTGTTTAAAGAGCTATAAATTACGAAATTTATCCAAAAAGATATTGAAGTTATCTGGAAAAGTTGCAATTGTTACAGGTGGTAGTAGAGGTATTGGATTTGCAACTGCTAAAATTTTTGCAGAAAATGGTGCAAATGTAGTCATTACTGCAAAGGATTCTAAAAGATTAGAAAATGCGGTAAATGAGATTCCAAATTCAGTTGGGATAACAGCTGATATAAGAAATGAAAATGATGTTAAAAAAGTTGTAGAACAGACTGTTAAAAAATTTGGTAAATTAGACATTTTGATAAATAATGCAGGAATATTCCCGAAAATAAAACAATTACATGAAATTGAAGAATTTGAATGGAATGAAGTTTTGGATGTAAATCTAACAGGGCAATACAGATTTACTAAAGTCGCAATACCTTATCTAAAAAAAACATCAGGTTCAATAATAAATATCTCATCTGATGCAGGACTAAAAGCCTATCAAGGATTTAATGCAGACGCATATTCTGCATCAAAGGCTGGGATGATTATTCTAACAAAATGTTGGGCATTAGAATATGCAAAGGAGAAAATTCGAGTAAATTGTATTTGTCCAGGTGTTGTTGATACAGATATGACAAAGCCATTTTTGAAAACTGAGAAAGATAGAGATTTTATGAATAATGAGCACCCATTAGGAAGAATTGGTCAGCCTGATGAGGTAGCTAAAGCAATTTTGTATTTTGTATCAGATGACGCTGCCTGGACAACTGGAGCAATACTTACCGTAGATGGTGGAGAATCTATCAAGTAA
- a CDS encoding hypothetical protein (hypothetical protein Nmar_0027) produces MNKKIIIILAGLVLVVLGLSFNQNDTKNSNVVFHATLADSNLYKNGIYLNEFVINNGNYIFKFVPNGDSPQLLTVILKGENYDFSENFKLKGTVHQTGISEYYTWDYEGRKEFSIVNQQKIVIEINPNGNEMGSVSVDILRN; encoded by the coding sequence ATGAATAAAAAAATAATCATTATTTTAGCGGGGTTGGTATTAGTTGTATTAGGATTATCTTTTAATCAAAATGATACTAAAAATAGTAATGTGGTTTTTCATGCTACTTTAGCTGATTCTAATTTATACAAAAATGGAATTTACTTAAATGAATTTGTGATCAATAATGGAAATTATATTTTTAAATTTGTTCCAAATGGAGATAGCCCTCAATTGCTTACTGTTATTTTAAAAGGTGAGAATTATGATTTTTCAGAAAATTTTAAGCTTAAAGGAACAGTACACCAAACTGGAATATCAGAGTATTATACTTGGGATTATGAAGGTAGAAAAGAATTTTCAATTGTGAACCAACAGAAAATCGTCATTGAAATTAATCCAAATGGTAACGAAATGGGTTCGGTATCGGTCGATATTTTAAGAAATTAG
- a CDS encoding transcription initiation factor TFIIB, with amino-acid sequence MGQKVDSTSRCQRCNRGAILTDSNTGEMFCSKCGFVATDRIEQEGPEWRSFSKDEGDNRTRTGTPTSLAIHDMGLATIINPINKDATGKPLSASMKSTIERLRTWDNRSQVHEPVDRNFRQAFSELDRLKTKLALSDTVIEKTAYIYRKALDKGLVRGRSIPGLIAASLYAACRNTETPRTLSDVANSINIKRKDIARCYRLLLRELDLKMPVVNPVKCISRISSNAGLSEKTKRKAIEILDQAAKIELSAGKDPMGLAAAALYLSCVKNGEDKTQKDIAVAAGVTEVTIRNRYKGLKEALEL; translated from the coding sequence ATGGGTCAAAAAGTTGATTCCACTAGCAGATGTCAACGTTGTAACAGAGGAGCAATTTTAACAGATTCTAATACTGGTGAGATGTTTTGTTCCAAATGTGGCTTTGTTGCTACAGATAGGATTGAACAAGAAGGACCAGAATGGAGATCATTTTCTAAAGATGAAGGGGATAATAGGACTAGAACAGGCACACCAACTTCTTTGGCTATTCATGATATGGGCCTTGCAACTATAATCAACCCTATTAACAAAGATGCCACTGGAAAACCACTTTCTGCATCAATGAAGAGTACAATTGAAAGGCTTAGAACTTGGGATAATAGAAGTCAAGTTCATGAACCAGTTGACAGAAACTTTAGACAAGCGTTTAGTGAATTAGATAGATTGAAAACTAAACTTGCCTTATCTGATACGGTAATTGAAAAAACAGCATATATTTACAGAAAAGCCTTGGACAAGGGTCTAGTTAGAGGACGATCAATTCCAGGTCTTATCGCTGCATCTCTTTATGCTGCATGCAGAAATACTGAGACTCCTAGAACATTATCAGATGTTGCAAATAGCATCAATATCAAAAGAAAAGACATTGCAAGATGTTACAGATTATTATTAAGAGAATTGGATCTAAAAATGCCAGTCGTAAATCCTGTAAAATGTATTTCAAGAATTTCTAGTAATGCAGGGCTATCAGAAAAAACAAAAAGAAAAGCAATCGAAATTTTAGATCAAGCTGCTAAGATTGAACTTTCTGCAGGCAAAGATCCTATGGGGCTTGCTGCTGCTGCCTTGTATCTTTCATGTGTTAAAAACGGTGAGGATAAAACACAGAAAGATATTGCAGTTGCTGCTGGAGTTACGGAAGTAACTATCAGAAATAGATACAAAGGTTTGAAGGAAGCATTGGAGCTATAA
- a CDS encoding Snf7 produces MSNLQNKWNKQQKPGISDKINDTIKPKGPLKPKILNGIKKLQTQIAKLDSMITKLNERDSKLFKRIVEATQSHDMNTSRVLSKELVEVRKTTKILSNARIALEQIELRLTTYHDLGDTVVTIMPTIGLMKNLKSSLLKFMPNADQEINQMAQMLGGFMTDSFSSDATFGMDETTNSESEKILQEAAAVAESSVGNRFPSTPATTGISTKSKFY; encoded by the coding sequence TTGTCAAATTTACAAAATAAATGGAATAAGCAACAAAAACCAGGAATTTCTGATAAAATTAATGATACAATTAAACCAAAAGGTCCACTAAAACCTAAAATCTTAAATGGAATCAAAAAATTACAAACACAAATCGCTAAACTTGATTCAATGATTACAAAATTAAATGAGAGAGACAGCAAACTTTTCAAAAGAATAGTTGAAGCAACCCAATCACATGATATGAATACCAGTAGAGTTTTGTCTAAAGAATTAGTTGAGGTAAGAAAAACAACAAAAATTTTGAGTAATGCAAGAATAGCATTAGAACAAATTGAATTAAGACTAACAACTTATCATGATCTTGGTGATACAGTAGTTACTATAATGCCTACAATAGGGCTGATGAAAAATCTTAAATCATCACTTCTAAAATTCATGCCAAATGCTGATCAAGAAATCAATCAAATGGCACAAATGTTAGGTGGATTTATGACTGATAGTTTCTCAAGTGATGCTACATTTGGAATGGATGAAACTACAAATTCTGAATCTGAGAAGATTTTACAAGAAGCAGCAGCAGTAGCTGAAAGTTCTGTTGGAAACAGATTTCCATCGACTCCTGCTACTACAGGAATTTCAACTAAAAGTAAATTTTACTAG
- a CDS encoding hypothetical protein (hypothetical protein Nmar_0031), which translates to MFDKFKKEEGGEMTQERSTDEQNTMKSRDASSNETVGEIGIVELMGKRAKLEEAVDYVGLMIKNLKDKRTVLEKDIEEESVDIKNLKEKLEKVSQYIEEENRGIRELTQKRQQVENEADEVGSLINNLRDKLSGIDRIIDNEGSKVKQIKESRESL; encoded by the coding sequence ATGTTTGATAAATTCAAAAAAGAAGAGGGTGGAGAAATGACACAAGAGAGATCTACTGATGAGCAAAACACTATGAAATCTAGAGATGCTTCATCTAATGAAACTGTAGGAGAGATTGGAATTGTAGAATTAATGGGTAAACGTGCAAAATTGGAGGAAGCAGTTGATTATGTGGGTTTAATGATAAAAAATCTTAAAGATAAAAGGACTGTTTTAGAGAAGGATATTGAAGAAGAGTCTGTAGACATTAAAAATCTAAAAGAAAAGTTAGAAAAGGTAAGTCAGTATATTGAAGAGGAAAATAGGGGGATTAGAGAACTTACTCAAAAAAGACAACAGGTTGAAAACGAGGCAGATGAAGTAGGGTCACTAATCAATAATTTGAGAGATAAGTTATCTGGGATTGATAGAATAATAGATAATGAAGGCTCAAAAGTTAAGCAGATTAAAGAATCTAGAGAATCTCTATAA
- a CDS encoding hypothetical protein (hypothetical protein Nmar_0033), giving the protein MLKQQYRSEMGIMGDILDVTADGGRSGVIVSAISRKANLSHYAVLDKCEKLVEAGLVESVKNDRNRVFLITEKGLQFFQEFKRFQGLVESMNLRY; this is encoded by the coding sequence ATGTTAAAACAACAATACAGGTCCGAAATGGGCATAATGGGTGACATCTTGGATGTGACTGCTGATGGCGGTCGCTCTGGAGTCATTGTATCTGCAATCTCTCGCAAAGCCAACCTATCTCACTATGCAGTCCTAGACAAATGTGAGAAACTGGTAGAAGCAGGCTTAGTCGAATCAGTCAAAAATGACAGAAATAGGGTCTTTTTGATAACTGAAAAGGGACTTCAATTTTTCCAGGAATTCAAGCGATTCCAGGGATTAGTTGAGAGTATGAATTTGAGGTACTAA
- a CDS encoding hypothetical protein (hypothetical protein Nmar_0034), with the protein MNPEIVPISREESIREDGMLFVRTDGILETMVKAPLILAGLIIAIVVMPIQTSFSSSRTLELTIYSDGSTHISSKIDVDPLEPDFELDLFGQSIDNFVAVSDSGFLLSEEIVGNKAIINKFGSSSITIDYDVHDLISKEGRVWTFSFNSPSDFTLLMPKNSVIVGMTGLPNNMEILDEKTKLDLTAGLTEINYIFTPVNQITHNPTIQNESSFNYSNAAIIGGPIIAAIAGLIFLLKRKQSKSLPQIPQTESISELQTESKPVDVKTIFDFRPEMREDDKEIVKFIFDNGGQVLESDLRKKFLQPRTTMWRAVKRLERLGVIEIDKKDLQNLVKLKKDLEEEN; encoded by the coding sequence ATGAACCCAGAAATCGTGCCCATTTCTAGAGAAGAGTCTATTCGAGAAGATGGAATGCTTTTTGTAAGGACTGATGGTATCCTCGAAACAATGGTTAAAGCCCCTTTGATACTTGCTGGGTTAATTATTGCAATAGTGGTGATGCCAATTCAGACCTCATTCAGTTCTTCACGAACTCTTGAACTAACAATCTATTCTGATGGATCCACCCATATATCTTCAAAAATAGATGTGGATCCATTAGAACCTGATTTTGAGCTTGATTTGTTTGGTCAATCTATAGATAATTTTGTTGCAGTAAGTGACTCTGGATTTTTGTTATCAGAAGAAATAGTTGGTAACAAAGCAATAATTAACAAATTTGGCTCATCCAGTATTACCATTGATTATGATGTTCATGATTTAATTTCCAAAGAAGGACGAGTTTGGACATTCTCATTTAATTCTCCATCTGATTTTACACTATTAATGCCAAAAAATTCAGTTATAGTTGGTATGACTGGTTTACCAAACAATATGGAAATTCTAGATGAAAAAACTAAGCTTGATCTTACTGCTGGATTAACTGAAATAAACTATATCTTTACACCAGTAAACCAAATCACTCACAATCCAACCATCCAAAATGAATCATCGTTTAATTATTCTAATGCTGCTATTATTGGTGGTCCAATCATAGCTGCAATAGCAGGATTGATATTTTTATTAAAAAGAAAACAATCAAAATCATTACCACAAATCCCCCAAACCGAATCCATTTCTGAACTTCAAACTGAATCAAAACCTGTTGATGTAAAAACAATATTTGATTTTAGACCAGAAATGCGTGAAGATGACAAAGAAATTGTAAAATTCATTTTTGATAATGGAGGGCAAGTACTTGAAAGTGATTTAAGAAAGAAATTCCTTCAACCAAGAACCACTATGTGGAGAGCTGTAAAGAGATTGGAAAGATTAGGAGTGATTGAAATTGATAAAAAAGATTTACAAAATTTGGTAAAACTAAAAAAAGATTTGGAGGAAGAAAATTGA
- a CDS encoding hypothetical protein (hypothetical protein CENSYa_1888), with translation MIFGGMTHTVQAQTDPSILLKIAKQAQNQLENQINQDSSDKTKQLFREGTQQMKALEESLANNDVESAKKYFLSTMRIFKEVSQQLTNNKSPQAEMATLKATTEDPSADLLRLQDYSDNIKTIAKKYNTSIDFSDLDDLFVIAKKQIRAKQFDDALQTISQIKQITIDLNNKIREYASQQEQSRAQDYAQKYLEQLDRLIENAKNQGLSENIIQKLESARESLSSTTDPHEIINQIKKIISIKEQFELTKNDRLESRVMQVEKTLLKLSNSDKLTKSDLENAKKTLQTIKRQLAQGDFDSANELLRSLATLLDQFQ, from the coding sequence ATGATTTTTGGAGGTATGACTCATACTGTTCAAGCCCAGACTGATCCATCAATTCTTCTTAAAATTGCAAAACAAGCCCAGAACCAACTTGAAAATCAGATAAATCAAGATTCTTCAGATAAAACAAAACAACTTTTCAGAGAGGGCACTCAACAAATGAAAGCATTAGAGGAATCTCTTGCAAATAATGATGTAGAATCAGCAAAAAAGTATTTCCTTTCTACAATGAGAATATTCAAAGAGGTATCTCAACAATTAACCAACAATAAATCCCCTCAAGCAGAAATGGCAACTCTTAAAGCTACAACAGAAGATCCATCTGCTGACCTACTTAGGTTGCAAGATTATTCTGATAACATTAAGACAATTGCTAAAAAATACAACACATCAATTGATTTCTCTGACCTAGATGATCTTTTTGTAATAGCAAAAAAGCAAATTAGGGCTAAACAATTTGATGATGCACTACAAACAATCAGTCAAATCAAGCAAATTACTATAGATCTTAATAATAAAATACGTGAATATGCATCTCAGCAAGAACAATCTCGTGCTCAAGATTATGCCCAAAAATATTTGGAGCAACTTGATAGATTAATTGAAAATGCAAAAAATCAAGGTTTATCTGAAAATATTATTCAAAAACTTGAATCTGCTAGAGAAAGTCTATCCTCAACAACAGATCCACACGAGATAATTAACCAGATTAAAAAAATTATATCAATTAAAGAACAATTTGAATTAACAAAAAATGATCGACTAGAATCTAGAGTTATGCAAGTTGAAAAAACATTACTTAAATTATCAAATTCTGATAAATTAACCAAGTCTGACCTAGAAAATGCTAAAAAAACACTTCAAACAATTAAGCGTCAATTAGCACAAGGTGATTTTGATTCAGCAAATGAATTACTACGTTCATTGGCAACTCTATTAGATCAATTTCAATAG
- a CDS encoding hypothetical protein (hypothetical protein Nmar_0036) → MASKAITTGVGIPMIVVGALMAWLMAPFQGDMQNTVEFVGSLIGILGVVFFISGLFYTKEPVMH, encoded by the coding sequence ATGGCTTCTAAAGCAATTACTACTGGTGTTGGAATTCCGATGATTGTAGTTGGTGCTTTGATGGCTTGGTTAATGGCTCCATTTCAAGGTGATATGCAAAATACAGTAGAATTTGTGGGAAGCTTGATTGGAATTTTAGGTGTAGTTTTCTTCATTTCTGGTTTATTCTATACAAAAGAACCTGTAATGCACTGA
- a CDS encoding radical SAM domain-containing protein, which translates to MKVRLFEIFTSVEGEGILYGTKTLFVRLAGCPFTCFYCDTKESLPLDSGQEYSIEEACTLIDSNLKNQTYKVNFTGGDPLIQHEAVAELAKHIQTKKIPTYLESSCFDSDRFNHVLPFFDIVKIEFKTKDSDFVDLKHYERLIDNAMKCLKLSVGSKKTTYIKIVVSSKTKLEDFKDLVNKIFNIISKKDIDGFIIQPTYGIAEPSLDLLLNLYDIVYPHYIDVKVVPQLHKFIGAP; encoded by the coding sequence TTGAAAGTTAGATTATTTGAAATATTCACTTCAGTTGAAGGAGAAGGAATTCTTTATGGAACAAAAACTCTTTTTGTTAGATTAGCTGGTTGCCCATTTACTTGCTTTTATTGTGATACCAAAGAATCACTTCCGCTTGATTCTGGACAAGAATATTCAATTGAAGAAGCATGTACACTGATTGATTCTAATCTTAAAAATCAAACATACAAAGTAAATTTTACTGGTGGTGATCCATTGATTCAACATGAAGCAGTAGCTGAACTTGCAAAACATATTCAAACTAAAAAAATTCCAACTTATCTAGAATCTTCCTGTTTTGATTCTGATAGATTTAATCATGTATTGCCGTTTTTTGATATTGTTAAAATTGAATTTAAAACTAAGGATTCTGATTTTGTAGATCTTAAACATTATGAGAGATTGATTGACAATGCAATGAAATGTCTAAAGTTATCTGTTGGATCTAAAAAAACCACATATATCAAAATAGTTGTTAGCTCTAAAACTAAATTAGAAGATTTTAAAGATTTAGTAAATAAAATATTTAATATAATTTCAAAGAAAGATATTGACGGATTTATTATTCAACCAACATATGGTATTGCAGAACCTTCGTTAGATTTATTGTTAAATTTATACGATATTGTATATCCACATTATATTGACGTCAAAGTTGTGCCCCAACTTCATAAATTTATTGGTGCTCCATAA
- a CDS encoding GTP cyclohydrolase I encodes MDQERVKKLVRELIIEIGEDPTREGLKDTPERIANMYKEIFGGYESDSELSVQFSEDSDVVVARNIQFYSMCEHHMLPFFGKIHIAYSPNGRVFGISKLVRLVEKYSKRLQIQERLTKNIADELFVQGVKGVVVLADAEHLCMKMRGVRNDATLTTSAYRGIYENKEEKESIMTMIRRRSSDVSL; translated from the coding sequence ATGGATCAAGAACGTGTAAAAAAACTCGTTAGAGAATTAATCATTGAAATTGGTGAGGATCCCACACGTGAGGGTCTTAAGGATACCCCAGAAAGAATTGCAAATATGTACAAGGAGATATTTGGCGGTTATGAGTCTGATTCTGAATTATCAGTTCAATTCTCTGAAGACTCTGATGTTGTTGTAGCACGTAATATTCAATTTTATTCGATGTGTGAACACCACATGTTGCCTTTCTTTGGAAAGATTCACATTGCATATTCTCCTAATGGCAGAGTTTTTGGCATCTCAAAATTAGTACGACTAGTTGAAAAATACTCTAAAAGATTACAAATCCAAGAGCGATTAACCAAGAATATAGCTGATGAGCTATTTGTTCAAGGCGTAAAGGGAGTTGTAGTACTAGCTGATGCAGAGCATCTTTGTATGAAAATGCGAGGAGTTAGAAATGATGCAACGCTTACCACTTCTGCATATAGAGGAATTTATGAAAATAAAGAAGAGAAAGAGAGTATTATGACTATGATTAGAAGACGTTCCTCTGACGTATCACTATAG
- a CDS encoding hypothetical protein (hypothetical protein Nmar_0039) has product MGANPNVHIPKESWPNWTWYAIEFGIVIAVSMLVSREITNSIVGLTPEIQNYVFMGIVGGIFFIWYMIIRNFVFKRKILENKY; this is encoded by the coding sequence ATGGGAGCTAACCCTAACGTTCACATTCCAAAAGAATCATGGCCTAATTGGACATGGTATGCAATTGAATTTGGAATTGTTATTGCAGTTTCCATGTTAGTTTCAAGAGAAATAACAAATTCCATAGTGGGATTAACCCCAGAAATCCAAAATTATGTCTTTATGGGAATTGTTGGAGGAATATTCTTTATTTGGTATATGATAATTAGAAATTTTGTTTTTAAAAGAAAGATTCTTGAAAATAAATACTGA
- a CDS encoding ExsB family protein: MKKAVIVFSGGIDSVCMVSHLKSKYDLYGISFSYGQKANREINSAKAFAKKLGLKQHKIINIGFMKELYGDSNVLTSSKRKIPSAFDYSIVVPIRNAVFLSIASAWAYTLNASLVAYGAHTGDKHYPDCRPIFTKKLESAFNLGEIDGINSGLRKNIQIWSPYREGISKSDLLKIGFKMLDDSIFKTWSCYSNKKFHCGVCESCNNRKTAFQKADIIDKTKYLK, translated from the coding sequence ATGAAAAAAGCAGTTATTGTGTTCAGTGGTGGAATTGATTCAGTCTGCATGGTCAGTCATTTAAAATCAAAATATGATCTTTATGGAATTTCCTTTTCATATGGCCAAAAGGCCAATAGAGAAATTAATTCAGCAAAAGCTTTTGCAAAAAAACTTGGATTAAAACAACATAAAATTATCAATATTGGTTTTATGAAAGAACTGTATGGAGACTCTAATGTATTAACTAGTTCAAAGAGAAAAATCCCAAGTGCATTTGATTACTCTATTGTAGTTCCAATTAGAAATGCAGTGTTTTTGTCAATTGCATCAGCATGGGCATATACTCTTAATGCGTCACTTGTAGCATACGGTGCACATACTGGGGATAAACATTATCCAGATTGCAGACCAATATTTACAAAAAAACTTGAATCTGCTTTTAATCTAGGTGAGATTGATGGTATTAATTCTGGATTAAGAAAAAATATCCAAATATGGTCTCCTTATCGTGAAGGAATTTCAAAAAGTGATTTGTTAAAGATTGGTTTTAAGATGCTAGATGATTCTATTTTCAAAACATGGAGTTGTTATTCAAATAAAAAATTTCATTGTGGGGTTTGTGAATCATGTAATAATAGAAAAACAGCATTTCAAAAAGCTGACATCATTGACAAGACAAAATATTTGAAATAA
- a CDS encoding homoserine kinase, whose translation MVSSITVRAPSSTANLGPGFDVFGLAVDAFFDEITLTKTKSGISIITDDNIPTNPENNTAGLVVKNMIKRFKIKDGIEIKIKKGVPAGFGMGSSAASAAATVIAFDKMYGLKLDGNTLVEFAGTGEKASAGTIHYDNVAASVLGGFVIVRTNPLNVIKIEPPMNMRMCIAVPKLEVPKKKTKVSRGVIPKKVRLIDSVTNLSNASAVVAGFMKKDPKLIGTSIIDVIVEPARQHMIPGFAKVKENTMKAGAFGVTISGAGPSVIAFSDSLGDLKKIGLAMSKGFASANIKCQIVTCKPSKGATVIK comes from the coding sequence TTGGTATCAAGTATCACTGTCAGAGCACCATCATCTACTGCAAATTTAGGTCCAGGATTTGATGTGTTTGGGTTAGCAGTTGACGCATTTTTTGATGAAATTACATTAACCAAAACAAAAAGCGGTATCAGTATAATTACTGATGATAATATCCCAACAAATCCAGAAAACAATACAGCGGGGTTAGTTGTTAAAAATATGATTAAAAGATTCAAAATTAAAGATGGTATAGAAATTAAAATCAAAAAAGGAGTTCCTGCTGGATTTGGAATGGGTAGTAGTGCTGCTTCTGCTGCAGCAACTGTAATTGCATTTGATAAGATGTATGGATTGAAATTAGATGGAAATACACTTGTAGAATTTGCAGGAACTGGAGAAAAAGCAAGTGCAGGAACAATTCATTATGATAATGTAGCAGCATCAGTACTAGGAGGATTTGTAATAGTGAGAACAAATCCTCTTAATGTAATCAAAATTGAACCACCAATGAATATGAGGATGTGTATCGCAGTTCCAAAACTTGAAGTTCCAAAAAAGAAAACTAAAGTATCACGTGGTGTAATACCAAAAAAAGTTAGATTAATTGATAGTGTAACAAACTTGTCAAATGCTTCAGCAGTTGTCGCTGGATTTATGAAAAAAGATCCTAAATTGATAGGAACTTCCATAATAGATGTCATTGTAGAGCCTGCACGACAACATATGATTCCGGGATTTGCTAAGGTTAAAGAAAATACGATGAAGGCTGGTGCGTTTGGTGTAACTATTAGTGGTGCTGGACCTTCAGTAATTGCATTTTCAGATAGTTTAGGAGATCTAAAGAAAATTGGTTTGGCAATGTCTAAGGGATTTGCATCGGCAAATATTAAATGTCAAATTGTAACTTGTAAACCTAGTAAAGGTGCAACAGTAATTAAATAA